One Planifilum fulgidum genomic window, TCCAGCCACTTTTTTAGGACATCATTCTCCAGTCGCAGCCTTTTGACTTCCCGTTCCAGGTCCTTGTACTCTTTCCGCCTCCCTCTGTGCTCCATTAGCCCAAAATTGCCCTGTTCCCGGTATTTCCGCATCCAGATCTTTAATCGCCCCACATCTTGAATCCCCAGCTCTTCAGCAATCTTTGCCTTGGGAATGCCCTGAAGCCTCATTTCCACTGCCTTCTTTTTCAGTTCAAAGCTATATGTCTTGAATTTCTGTCCTTTTCTTGCCACGAAAATCACCCCTTAAAGTAATTTTCACAGGGGTGTTTTCCTGTGTCTACTTTAAGGGGTGCACTTCAAATACCAAGGGGTGGATTTTTTGCTGCCGCGGGGCCCTCCCTTTTCGGGCTACGAAACCGCGCAGGATTTTCGGAGATCCCTGAAGCGGAGAAATGAAACAGAAAGAGGTTCAAAAGCGCTCTCCCCGGATAGCCGCCGGAGTGCCCGCCCGTTCCGCGTCGATTTTCGTCCGGGCACACGGCAGTCCGATCAGGCGGCGTACCCGCAAGCCCGTCCGAGGGGCGCATCCGGCACCGGTCTTTGCCGGATGCCCCGGGCGGCCCCCGCAGGGGCGATTCCCCCCTCGCACGTGGTTGTCAGTGCCGGCACGGCCGGCATGGCCATCGTCCCCGGGATATCCCCTGCAGCGGGAGAACCCCCGCCGTCCGAAGGAAAGAGGGCCCCCACGCATCCAGCGGCAACCCGCGACCGGATTTCACTCATCGCTGTAGGTCCGGTGCGTCGGCCTACAGGACCCACACCGAAAAAACCACGCACCGGCCGCCGGCCGAGACGGCAACCATTCCGCCGTCAACCGGGCAGACGGCGAGGCGCGGGAAGGGGATGTCCTCCGTTTGTCGCTTCGGATCGATGCCCTGCAATGCGGCTTTTCAGCCCTCCTTGCAACAAGCCGGGAAGTTCCTCCTTGCATTCTTACTCGATCACCTCAAGCTCCCCGTCCGTCCCCACCGACGCTTGTCCCCGTCCGGAGGCGGGCCGGTGGCATAGATTCTTTCCCGTCCACCGGTTGTTCCCCAAAGCTGCGTCCCCGTCCCCGAAACAAAGTAAAGCACACGGCCGTCGATGGTCAAACAGGCAAACTCTTTCCCGGATGCCGCGAAGTCCCCATGTTGTCCCCTGTGGTGCGCTTGACCCGGGATACCGTCACATTCCGTGGATCCGGTGTTCGGAGAAGGAGCCGGCGAGGAGGTCTTCATCACATTCATGGTCCAACGAATCGGGACGGAAACGGAGGCAAAAAAGGAGGTCACGCTCTCCAGTTCAAAAACGATGTTTCGGGCATGAGATTTGTTAGCGCCAGACGGCATGGGAACCACAAAAAGTTTTTTGAAGCTCCTCTTCAAACACGGGTGCTGCATGGGCAACCCCCTTCCGGTCCGGGATCCCCCGCCATTTAGAATCTCGGCGGCATGCATTTCCTCTTTCTCATCCCAATCCCATCCCGGTTCCCCGTCGGTTCGGAAACAGCAATCCCCCGTCCTCACACATTGAACCGGGCGATTTTCTTGTACAGCCGAGCCTCGCAATATTCATCGGGTAAAAACGGATCATCGCATTTGCGCGGGCAGGATGGAGCCGGAATGGCCGGCGACGATCCTTGCGGGGAACAATCGGGCATAGGATAGAGTGGGGCCCCCGGAAAGTTGGCGGGCGGGGAGGTGGCGAACGGAGCCGGCGGTGGGCCCGCAATCGCGGATATGGAAGGGAGGCGGGATAAAGCCTGCGATTCCGTTTGATCACATCAAAGGAACGGGATTGTCGGCAGGGGAGGATTGTTCCTTCTCACCCCTTTATCCGGGCGCATACTGTTCGCAAAGACGGCCGATGGTCCGTTTCGTTGCGGTCCCGCCGCGGTGATCCCTCCGGCGGATACCATCGCCGGATGACGGGAAGTGCCGGCGTTGGTCGGACCGGGACCGGATCGCCGCCGGGATGATGGGCAAGTCGCCGTTTCATGGCCGAAGATCGCCTCGTCTCATCGCCTTGCCAAAAAAAGGGGGATGATCAAAGGATCATCCCCGCGGCGGCGCCGAATCGTTACGATTTCAGGATTTCCTCGATTTTCTCCAGAACCGACTCGTCCAGCTTTACATCGATTGCCTTGACGTTTTCCACGATCTGCTCCGGACGGCTGGCGCCGATCAGAGCGCTGCTGATCGACGGGAGACGGAGCACCCAGGCGAGGGCCAGCTGGGGAAGGGTGATTCCCAGTTCCTTGGCCACGCCCTCCAGTTGTTCCACCCGGGCCAGATTTTCGTCGGTCAAATAGCGCTCCACAAACTTTTTGACCTGGTCCGTCGCTGCCCGGGATCCGGCGGGCGGCTGCTGCCCCCTTTTGTACTTCCCGGTCAGCACCCCCTGGGCCAACGGCGAGAAGACGACTTGTCCGATGCCCGCCTCATCGCAGAGGGGAATCACTTCCCGTTCGATGTAGCGGTTGAACATGTTGTAGACGGGCTGGCTGGCGACGAATTTGTGAAGTCCCAGCTCCTTCTGCAGCCGGACGCCTTCGGCGATTTTGTGGGCGGGCCACTCGCTGAACCCGGCGTACAAAATCTTGCCCTGGGTGATCAGATCATCGATGGCGCGCAGTGTCTCCTCCAGATCCGTTTCCGGGTCGTACCGGTGGCAGTAGAAGATGTCCACATAGTCGACGCCCAGGGCGCGCAGGCTTTTTTCCACTTCGGAAATGATGTGTTTGCGGCTCAGTCCGCGGTCGTTTACCCCGTCGCCCACGGGCCAGAAGGCCTTGGTCGTCAGGATGTAGCTCTCCCGGGGATACGGGGCGAGGGCTTCCCCCAGCACTTCCTCCGCGGCGTGGGGAACGCTTCCGTACACATTGGCGCAGTCAAAATGGTTGATGCCCAGATCATACGCCTGTTTGACGCAGGCGATCGCCTGCTCCTTCTCGGTCACCGTCCCGTAGGTCAGCCAGCTGCCGAGCGCGATCTCCGAAACCTTCACACCGCTTTTTCCCAGACGGCGGTATTTCATGCGAATCATCCCCCACCTTTCTTTCAATTTCGGTTCCCGCAATTTTAGTATACATAATAATAAGGTTGCTTTAAATTCGGGACGTCTCCAAAGGGGGAATCTTTAAAGCGCCGCGGGCTTTTGGCGAGGAAATCATCAGTCGCAGGCTGAACGACGGTGAACATGATGGTGGAGCCAAGACTCATCACCGAGCAAACCTGCGCCTTTGACAAACCCGGGAAGTATCTGGTTCTTTGCCACGAGTATTGCGGTTCCGCCATCTCATGCAGGGAATGATTTATGTAAAAGGAGAGTGACTTTTATGTCGACGGCCGCAACGGAGACGGGGGAAACCCCGGCCAAGCACCGCTACGATGAGCGGGATCGGCGCCTGGTGCTGGCCCGCGTCGGGGTGTCTGTGGGAGCGCTTTTGATCGGCGCCATCGCCGGATTGCCCCAGGTGATGGAACGGGCGGGCAGGATCCGGCTTCCCGCGGGGATCGATTCAAGGAAGATGGGAAAAGCGGTGCGTCGTGTTCGGGCGATTCCGTTCATTTCCGGCGGGAAGGCGGGGCCTGGCCGAACAATCCCCGGTGCCGCTTCATTCGGTCCGCCGCTTGCCGAAGAAGCAGGGAATCCACCAGGCAGGGGCGGAAAGCAGATGATCAGAGACAGGCGCATTCAGGGCGGATAGGCCTTTCCGGCCGGGTGCAGCGAGTTGAAGGGAGGCTGTCCGCGCGGTTTGGGGGCCCGGCTGGCGCTGCATCCGCGCCCGTTCATGTTTCCCGGCGGAATACGGCCGTGAAGCGGCAGATGGCGTGAAATTTCCGCCTGAGGAAACCGACGCATCCATTCAAATCCCCGATTTTTCGTCATGGCCTTACAGGGGGATTGCGGCCTTTCCGCGCGCCCGCAAAGGAAATCCGTGCATCTCTTACGATGCGTTTCGTTGCCGAAAAGGGCGTCGGCCGGCGCGGAGGGGCCTGAAAATGGCGCTTTTTTCCGTTTGTTTCTGCTTGAATCGCGCGAAAAAAGGGTGGACTTTTTCGCGGCGGGTACGTATAATGATGCGTATAAATGAATTTTTATAAAGGGGAGAGCCGGTTGTGAGCAAAGGGAAAGTGGTGCTCGCCTATTCGGGCGGATTGGATACATCGGTGGCCATCAAGTGGTTGCAGGAACATTACGACATGGATGTGATCGCCGTTTCCATGGACGTGGGGGAAGGCAAGGATTTGGAGTTCATCCGGCAGAAGGCGCTGAAGGTGGGGGCCGTCAAGTCGGTGGTTCTGGACGTGCGGGAGCGGTTTGCCCGGGAATACCTGCTCCCCGCCCTTCGGGCGAACGCCCTGTATGAGGGGAAATATCCGCTGGTGTCGGCCCTGTCGCGCCCCCTCATCGCCCGCGTGCTGGTGGAAGTGGCCCGGGAAGAGGGGGCCGTGGCCGTGGCCCACGGCTGCACCGGGAAAGGGAACGACCAGGTACGTTTCGATGTTTCCGTCAGCGCCCTCCATCCGGGCCTGAAGGTGCTGGCTCCCGTTCGCGAGTGGGCCATGTCCCGGGAAGAGGAGATCGCCTACGCCAAGCGGCACGGCATTCCCATCCCCGTCGATCTGGACAATCCTTTCAGCATCGACCAAAACCTGTGGGGGAGAAGCATCGAGTGCGGAGTGCTGGAAGATCCCTGGAACGCGCCTCCGGAGGAGGCCTACGAGTGGACGAAGTCCCTGCAGGAGACGCCGGATGAGCCGGCGGAAGTGACGATCGATTTCGAGCAGGGGGTGCCGGTCGCCCTGGACGGGGAAAGGCTGCCCCTGCACGAGCTGATTTCCCGTCTCAACCGGATTGCCGGGGAACACGGCGTCGGCCGGATCGATCACGTGGAGGACCGGCTGGTGGGCATCAAGTCCCGGGAAGTGTACGAATGTCCCGCGGCGATGACCCTGCTCGCCGCCCACCGCGAACTGGAATTCCTCACGCAGCCCCGGGAGATGGCCCATTTCAAGCCGGTGGTGGAACAGCAATGGGCGCGGCTGGTGTACGAGGGGCTTTGGTATTCCCCCCTGAAGAAGGCCCTGGATGCCTTTGTCGAGGAATCCCAGAAAACGGTGACCGGAACCGTGCGGGTCCGCCTGTTCAAGGGGCATGCCACGGTGACCGGGCGCAAATCAAGCCATTCCCTGTACAATGAAAAGCTGGCCACTTATACGCCGGAGGACACCTTTGATCACCAGGCGGCCGTGGGCTTCATCAAGCTCTGGGGGCTGCCGACGCAGGTGTACGCCCAGGTCAACCGGGGAAAGGAGGAGGCCGGTGAAGAAACTGTGGGGCGGAAGGTTTACCAAGAAAACTGACCGGCTGGTGGAGGAGTTTACGGCCTCCATCGGCTTTGATCACCTTCTTTTTGAGGAGGACATCCGCGGCAGCATGGCCCACGCCCGCATGCTGGGCGCCTGCGGCATTCTCACTCCGGAGGAGTCGGAGAAAATCATCGGGGGACTCGCCAGAATCCGCGACCGGGTGCGGGCCGGCGAGATTGTTTTTTCCGTCGAGCACGAAGACATCCACATGAACATTGAAAAGCTGCTGATCGAGGAAATCGGCCCCCTCGGCGGCAAGCTGCACACGGGGCGAAGCCGCAACGACCAGGTGGCCCTCGACATGCACCTGTACGTCCGGGCGCGCACCGTGGAGATCGTGGAGCTCCTGGCCCGGCTGCAACAGGTCCTGGTGGACCAGGCGGAACGGCACGTGGACACCCTTCTTCCGGGATACACCCACCTGCAGCGGGCGCAGCCGGTGCGGCTCGCCCACCACCTGCTGGCCTATGTGTCCATGTTTCAGCGGGATGCCGAGCGGCTGATGGACAGCTACAAGCGGGTCAACACTTCTCCCTTGGGCGCCGGAGCCATTGCCGGCACCACCTTTCCCATCGACCGACGGATGGTCGCCGAGGAGCTGGGTTTCGACCGCATCTACGACAACAGCATGGATGCCGTGAGCGACCGGGATTTTCTCGTGGAATTCCTCGCCGCCGCTTCCCTGATCATGGTTCACCTCTCCCGGCTGTCGGAGGAACTGATTCTCTGGTCCAGCGAAGAGTTCGGTTACATTGAACTGGATGATGCCTTCTGCACGGGAAGCAGCATGATGCCCCAGAAGAAAAACCCGGACGTTCCCGAACTGATCCGGGGCAAGGCCGGCCGGGTGTTCGGCCACCTGATGGCCCTTCTCACCACCCTCAAGGCCCTGCCTCTCGCCTACAACAAGGACATGCAGGAGGACAAGGAGGGCCTCTTCGACACCGTCAACACCCTC contains:
- a CDS encoding transposase, translating into MARKGQKFKTYSFELKKKAVEMRLQGIPKAKIAEELGIQDVGRLKIWMRKYREQGNFGLMEHRGRRKEYKDLEREVKRLRLENDVLKKWL
- a CDS encoding aldo/keto reductase family protein, with the protein product MKYRRLGKSGVKVSEIALGSWLTYGTVTEKEQAIACVKQAYDLGINHFDCANVYGSVPHAAEEVLGEALAPYPRESYILTTKAFWPVGDGVNDRGLSRKHIISEVEKSLRALGVDYVDIFYCHRYDPETDLEETLRAIDDLITQGKILYAGFSEWPAHKIAEGVRLQKELGLHKFVASQPVYNMFNRYIEREVIPLCDEAGIGQVVFSPLAQGVLTGKYKRGQQPPAGSRAATDQVKKFVERYLTDENLARVEQLEGVAKELGITLPQLALAWVLRLPSISSALIGASRPEQIVENVKAIDVKLDESVLEKIEEILKS
- a CDS encoding argininosuccinate synthase, with amino-acid sequence MSKGKVVLAYSGGLDTSVAIKWLQEHYDMDVIAVSMDVGEGKDLEFIRQKALKVGAVKSVVLDVRERFAREYLLPALRANALYEGKYPLVSALSRPLIARVLVEVAREEGAVAVAHGCTGKGNDQVRFDVSVSALHPGLKVLAPVREWAMSREEEIAYAKRHGIPIPVDLDNPFSIDQNLWGRSIECGVLEDPWNAPPEEAYEWTKSLQETPDEPAEVTIDFEQGVPVALDGERLPLHELISRLNRIAGEHGVGRIDHVEDRLVGIKSREVYECPAAMTLLAAHRELEFLTQPREMAHFKPVVEQQWARLVYEGLWYSPLKKALDAFVEESQKTVTGTVRVRLFKGHATVTGRKSSHSLYNEKLATYTPEDTFDHQAAVGFIKLWGLPTQVYAQVNRGKEEAGEETVGRKVYQEN
- the argH gene encoding argininosuccinate lyase is translated as MKKLWGGRFTKKTDRLVEEFTASIGFDHLLFEEDIRGSMAHARMLGACGILTPEESEKIIGGLARIRDRVRAGEIVFSVEHEDIHMNIEKLLIEEIGPLGGKLHTGRSRNDQVALDMHLYVRARTVEIVELLARLQQVLVDQAERHVDTLLPGYTHLQRAQPVRLAHHLLAYVSMFQRDAERLMDSYKRVNTSPLGAGAIAGTTFPIDRRMVAEELGFDRIYDNSMDAVSDRDFLVEFLAAASLIMVHLSRLSEELILWSSEEFGYIELDDAFCTGSSMMPQKKNPDVPELIRGKAGRVFGHLMALLTTLKALPLAYNKDMQEDKEGLFDTVNTLTGSLRLMAPMLESMKVNGEKMRKSAEAGFANATDFADYLVKKGLPFREAHEVVGRMVLYCLQNGKTLGQCSLEEFRRFTPLVEADIHRVLSPEHVVESRNIPGGTAREAVLETLAEKKRMVAETFRWASTVNR